Part of the Montipora foliosa isolate CH-2021 chromosome 13, ASM3666993v2, whole genome shotgun sequence genome is shown below.
ATTTTACTCAGCTGAATATTAAATAGTTAATTAAACATTTAATtaaatagttaattctgttgaaatgtaagtgctacacggccaacgtttccaAAAACGTAACCCGCCTCCTTGCATTTGAACATTAAAGAGTCAACTGAGATATTGGAAGTAGCATAACATTTGAAGATTTTTAACTTCTATCATTGTAGCTAAAGTTTGTTTGAGAATCAAATTTTAAGCAGATGTCGCGAAACTTTCAGGACACTTACCTACGTACTGTAAAGTTTTGCTGGAACGTTCGGACGAGGCAAAAACGCCACCTGGAAATTTCTATGAAATGCCTCTAGAACACCCCAACATCTAAACATTTTGTAGCGCAGCtacaaactaactaaactagTGTTTGAAGCTTTGTGCAAACCTTTTAAGGTAATTCTGACAAATTTTTATTAAGATATCTCAAGACAAATGATCACTATATCTATGGTCACTTACTACCTgagtatagaccactttcataaattgCGGCCTGCTTTAAATTCTTGTTAATAAGACctaccctcattttgaaacaatttttttttttttaatttgctcgTCATAGAGAGGCTcattaacattaaaaaataatattttacttggacgccattatgaaagaggtcgaTTTTGTGGAACGACCTAACCGTTACTTGGAACGAAGTGACCGGATACTAAGACATACGGTCGCTGGGTAGtctctctgcttacgagccagaaggcccatcaggccggcacttatcgccggtttcattagcatgaagcgactaggagtgtTTCTACTATTtaccccagcatttcgccggtacccatttatacacctggatggagagaggcaccgtgagagtaaagtgtcttgcccaagaacacaacataatgtccccagccaggacccgaacccggaccactcgatccggagtcaagcacactgaccatgaggccaccgtgcctcccacacgtcgttgggtgcccccgtTTATTTGCAACATATTCGAACGAAAAACTAGATGTTACGTTTCCATACCGGAACACCAATTTCTCCcgaaaacaaacagaaaattaaCGAAACTCTTTAAAGTAAGCCAACATTAGACGGCTCGTCGTGTGGACACCAAATTTTAACACACTTTTTTGAACTCCAGTGCGATTCGTTGTCATCCTTATCCCAAAAATCCCACTGGTCGTTTTTTTCTCTATCTTTAGATACAGTATTTGCCATCAATAAATAGTTCATATGCTTTAAGGAAAGTATAAAGTACTTATTAAACTTTCATTTGACCTTCGATGAGGAGGTTCTTGCAGCCCTGAATCGCTTTAGAAACTAAGATATCTCgtaaatatataaatatgcGCTTGGATTACAAAGCGCTTGGATTACAATGCAACAATATTGGTATGTTCAGTCCGCTTTCCACTCAAGACTGTGTCTGCAAGGGGCTCAATCGCAACGCATACAACATCTGCCTTgacaaataaatacataaatatacAGATACACTTACATTTATATCGCATTAGATGCTTTAGAAGCGATTATTATCGCGGAGTATTTCTTCAAGTTTTGCTCCATGTTACAACAATATTGACCAACGATGTTGCAACGTTAAGCAGAGAACTTACACCGAATCTTGCACATGTCAACAATGTCGGTCCATTTCAGCTGTATCCCACAAACTTCTCCTTGTTTTCGGTCAGATCAAGTCAACTCAAATCATGTCTTATTATGTAAAAgatcaggagcccattacccggagcctccatcttccatattaaccctccCAGACAACCTTTTCCcgtatctttctttttttagaagCACTTCGCAGGGGGGCTTTAGTAGGTGTTTTCACAATATCTAATCATAAGAGACCGATGGTCAGCCATGTATTGCGTCatatacgtatgtgacgtatgtgaaccacttcacgtGTGTTCTCTGTTACATCCGTCACATACTTCAAATagagtagttctaaaaatagaaagatacgggaaagggttgactcaagcaTACAATACAGATGggagctccgggtaatgggcttcCGAAAAGATACATAAAAGGAAACgtcagaggttatccctatcaagGTCAAGCCTCTCAGTTCACTTTTTCCTGGAGTGTTCCACGAAATCCTTCAAATCTGCTCGATGCGCGTTTTCAAACGCTTCTGCGAGTGCTTCCAAGATGGACTCCTCACAATTCTTGCATCCTAACCTACAACGGCTTTTAGATAACCAATCTTCCAGCATACGACTGGCCTGAACACGAAGAAGGCTCGTCTCCTCAAACTGACAAAGTTCAGTAGTTCCGAAACCAAGTTCACGAGCAACAGGTCTCCAACTGAGACTCAACCTTGAAGACAGCTCTGTGAGCTCACTTTTAAAGGGAAAACTGGCTTTTTCGTGTGGTTCACCAGTTTCTGCGGTAGAAAGCGACAAGTCTTTTCTAGACTCATCGTCGTCAGCAGACGAAACTTGGACGGAAACTGACTCATCGTTGGCTGCAGACGAAACTTGGACGGAAACTGACACCAAATCGTCGACTGCGTCCGTTGCGCTGGCGGGCGATTCTTTTTCACCATTGCACGATTTTGGGCCTCGTGTTTCCTGTTGAGGAAGGATTGATACACAGTGCTGGCATCCTTGGCAAGGATCAAAGAGACGCCGAGATCGAGGCTGCAGAACAAGTTGATCTGATAAACTCCTCTGATATTCTTCACGAGAGAGCGCTGCTAAATCCTCGTCCACGCTGAAGAGGCATCTACGCACAATGGCAGCCGCATCAACTTGGTTCATTCGCTTAAAAGCTTCGCTTAGTTCTGTCCCTCTAAGATCAGTGTGAGCAGCGCAACTGGATAAAAAATTATCAGTCTCGCTGCTTGAAATTACATTGGTGAAACCTGTAAAAGtgaaaaacataaaatttaGCTCTTTGCCGATAGCTCGATTTAGAGACATTAAAATTGAACCCTGCGGACGCGAGGCTCCGGAAAGTGCAAAGCAAAAACACTAGTTTGTAGTACGTTTTTGCTCATTTCGAGAAGCGTTTTCGAAAAGTACTGAAAATGTTTGGATAACCTAATGTCGTCGTACCTCGCGctcgtttctcaaaagtcccggaACCTTTGTGCTTCTTAAAACATAACTAAAGAACGTATAAGCACGAAAGACGACAATGGCTACGAAAACACTaagaaacaacaaatttacTGAAGAAAAACAACGGCTCTACAAGCCCCGCACGTGTGTTTTACGTTTTGGAACATTTCCTCACTGTTCTGGTCATGCCAGCAACTCCataatcaaatttgaggttatctGGAAGACATGAGCACCCGACGATACATCGTTAATTTTCTCTCCAACCACACCAACCGTTCATTCCAGTTTTATTCCTAGAAAGGTCATACACACTTCCATGCCAAATGACTTGAAATAACCAAGAAATGATTTTGGGAGGCccgaaccagtttcaacaattccaagtgacgctcttattagaaggatcggcaccaaAACGTTGTATCAGGTATTCGCAATATTGTGGTAACAAATGAAAcgcgaattattgctgaacaagatacagtcattattgtgacgtaatatgttaCCGTAGCACGGgcaagccctgcaaaaacaccctttacTTTGTCTTTAGCCGCTtaaatctcaaaaacgaactcggtgacccctatttattttctcaaaagtaatcagaaggacatgatgaaactttctgcaaagttttaaaaagttcTGTCACGtggatttagagccaccttaactttgTGAGCGGTAGCTCTGGATCCTCtcgacagaatttttttaagctttgccgaaagtttcattGTGGCCttttaatcacttttcagcaataaaaaaggggggtcaccgaattcgtttttgagatatgagcaactaaatccaaaatgtaGGATGTTTTTgttgggctttcccgttgccaaggtaacttattacatcacaataatgatcacatcttgtttccagtgtttcatatggtaacataacattgctgttacgtgatacagtgttgtagcgttattcgatctaaacagagagtcttcgaagtgttgaaaccctttcgagcttTAAAAATAACAGGAAGCTATATTTTTGTataacgttttcgtcgccgcTGTCATCCTCCTTGCTTAAGgccctgtccacacgtatctggAAATTTTTACATCCGCATTTTTTTCCGAATTAAAAAAATACCcgcgtccacacgtagcgtacTCCAATCGTTTTTCgaatcgttttcactgtccGCACGTACCATGATAAACTCTAGTGCCCAGTGCttttgaaaaagattttgcttgttgatcatgcgcaaaatcGTACGTTGCCGCCATTGTCTCTGTTTCGTTAACGAGTTGCTCGCGAGTCTTTCAAGGTCGatacgccatgttgatttatcTCACCCGGAAGAGACTGGATTCGACAGTGTTAAGTCAGGGTATTCAAAAGTAAATTTGCGGATACGACCATCCACACGAATCCGAATTCACAACGTGTtcaaaaatttccactctggataCCGCATTCGGAAATTTCCGGATATGGTTACCGAATTcgtcggatacgtgtggacgcaagcAGTATTCGAAAAGAAAgtttgcggatacaaaaatttctggattcgtgtggacggggcctaagtTCCAAAAGCTTCTTTGCACGCATTGGCCACGTGTGTTTTACCCTTAcacacatttctttgccgttctctgCAAACTAACAAGtaacatttcaaatttaaaCCCCTTTAAGACACCCTCAACTTGTGAagacaaatatttttcatattcTCTCCTTCCTAAAGTGTTAGTCGCTTTCATATCGCGGATTTCCATTTAGAGATGGCGTTCTTGTTGCTTGCGTTTCCATGGTCACTACTTTAACACCCTAGAGACGGGAAAACACCAGCACGAACATCATCTGGAACAGTAAGTTGACGGAATAACAAAGAGCTCACCTGAAAGTTCCATGTCGTCGTTTTCCATAGGAAAAGGTCCAATTCCTAGATTTTCTGACAAGGAAGTCAGATTAGATGTGCCGTCAGAGTCCAGAAGCTGAGCGAGGACTTTTCGATGTCTCAGTGTCATGTGGCTGATGTGGTCAAGTGGACTAACGTGACGACGGATTCCACAGCACTTGACGTCCACTGCAGACTCATTTATAGCACAGTTTTCAAGGACAATTCTTGCATTTGGCCCTTTGTCTTCCAGGGCTTTATCCACCTCATTCAGAGCATAGCCCTCGAAACGCTTCTGTCGGAGCATCTTAACACTCATGGCTTTGTGTATAAACTCCACTCCTCCTGCCACATCGTCCAACAATTCGTTTCTAAGGTCTTCGATAAATTTCATCGTATCATAGCAACGCTCTTCGTTGCCCTTTGGCGCCCACACACATATATTCACAGCTTTGAGACACGAGGACAAGGTGATAAGAATCTCCACAGTGTCATCCGCAATCTTGATGCCGCCGAACCAAACTGGACTCCTGTGTCCAAACCGCCTCAACATTCGTATTTGGAACTTCGGAAAGAAGCTGTGTGGAATCATGTCAATCGGGTTTTTGCACTCCAGAATGCGTCCCACAGCACAGAGCTCTCCACCGCTTTCACCGAACTGTGGCCAGACGTCATCAAGATTGGAGCGATTCTGTTCCAAGTGGCTTGGGAAGAGGTAGTTGTCACAAAGTAGTTTTTGCTCGTCCCAGGGAATGCACACTTCAAAGCGTACAAAGAGTTCAATGAGCTGCTCCAGAGGGCATTCAGGAAAGCTCACCTCAAGGTCGGCCTTTGACACCATTCCACTGGCTGTATCAAAACGGAGTGAACGGGGGAAGTTG
Proteins encoded:
- the LOC137982081 gene encoding death-associated protein kinase dapk-1-like isoform X1, coding for MQTQTMDTDSKNLGEKLFYAGERGDLEMCRKFIEMGADVNWREGEKLWFRTVLMQAAKSGKTSVCRLYLGHGAEVDAFTQSNYTALTLAARYGHTETCKLLLSKGANVNNQTKDGETALMWAAGKGHTDTCKALLDAGADVNCQDTYGFTALSRAAQAGHLKPCLILLEAGADVSLVSTLGDKVWDAEKWAQMNKHQKIVKLIKSYKVLHSLLKDGSDPPSYVTLNVCGAVKAGKTTLIGKLQQSTFERVRNQDHVDTSDDIASRTAGIEIGIINVPGVGVFRKMDMAGHSWAFTSNEYFIGKRTSISLVLFDLSKEDKEVENDLFHHLGCLKARETKYGVLRYRPEVVLIATHADKMASDPMHRANAYFRRALECFQAYLNFYPRVMVLDCTNPSRKEFSALRTCLKELRDKIIKNSERVPRLCAQLLPRIRSLAKKKASFPVISWKAFVQETKQVNVTADEEGVRNVAFYLNEIAEIVSDNSPELRDKVVLDVNWLTSHIFGIALAPTNFPRSLRFDTASGMVSKADLEVSFPECPLEQLIELFVRFEVCIPWDEQKLLCDNYLFPSHLEQNRSNLDDVWPQFGESGGELCAVGRILECKNPIDMIPHSFFPKFQIRMLRRFGHRSPVWFGGIKIADDTVEILITLSSCLKAVNICVWAPKGNEERCYDTMKFIEDLRNELLDDVAGGVEFIHKAMSVKMLRQKRFEGYALNEVDKALEDKGPNARIVLENCAINESAVDVKCCGIRRHVSPLDHISHMTLRHRKVLAQLLDSDGTSNLTSLSENLGIGPFPMENDDMELSGFTNVISSSETDNFLSSCAAHTDLRGTELSEAFKRMNQVDAAAIVRRCLFSVDEDLAALSREEYQRSLSDQLVLQPRSRRLFDPCQGCQHCVSILPQQETRGPKSCNGEKESPASATDAVDDLVSVSVQVSSAANDESVSVQVSSADDDESRKDLSLSTAETGEPHEKASFPFKSELTELSSRLSLSWRPVARELGFGTTELCQFEETSLLRVQASRMLEDWLSKSRCRLGCKNCEESILEALAEAFENAHRADLKDFVEHSRKK
- the LOC137982081 gene encoding death-associated protein kinase dapk-1-like isoform X3, with protein sequence MWAAGKGHTDTCKALLDAGADVNCQDTYGFTALSRAAQAGHLKPCLILLEAGADVSLVSTLGDKVWDAEKWAQMNKHQKIVKLIKSYKVLHSLLKDGSDPPSYVTLNVCGAVKAGKTTLIGKLQQSTFERVRNQDHVDTSDDIASRTAGIEIGIINVPGVGVFRKMDMAGHSWAFTSNEYFIGKRTSISLVLFDLSKEDKEVENDLFHHLGCLKARETKYGVLRYRPEVVLIATHADKMASDPMHRANAYFRRALECFQAYLNFYPRVMVLDCTNPSRKEFSALRTCLKELRDKIIKNSERVPRLCAQLLPRIRSLAKKKASFPVISWKAFVQETKQVNVTADEEGVRNVAFYLNEIAEIVSDNSPELRDKVVLDVNWLTSHIFGIALAPTNFPRSLRFDTASGMVSKADLEVSFPECPLEQLIELFVRFEVCIPWDEQKLLCDNYLFPSHLEQNRSNLDDVWPQFGESGGELCAVGRILECKNPIDMIPHSFFPKFQIRMLRRFGHRSPVWFGGIKIADDTVEILITLSSCLKAVNICVWAPKGNEERCYDTMKFIEDLRNELLDDVAGGVEFIHKAMSVKMLRQKRFEGYALNEVDKALEDKGPNARIVLENCAINESAVDVKCCGIRRHVSPLDHISHMTLRHRKVLAQLLDSDGTSNLTSLSENLGIGPFPMENDDMELSGFTNVISSSETDNFLSSCAAHTDLRGTELSEAFKRMNQVDAAAIVRRCLFSVDEDLAALSREEYQRSLSDQLVLQPRSRRLFDPCQGCQHCVSILPQQETRGPKSCNGEKESPASATDAVDDLVSVSVQVSSAANDESVSVQVSSADDDESRKDLSLSTAETGEPHEKASFPFKSELTELSSRLSLSWRPVARELGFGTTELCQFEETSLLRVQASRMLEDWLSKSRCRLGCKNCEESILEALAEAFENAHRADLKDFVEHSRKK
- the LOC137982081 gene encoding death-associated protein kinase dapk-1-like isoform X2 — translated: MQTQTMDTDSKNLGEKLFYAGERGDLEMCRKFIEMGADVNWREGEKLWFRTVLMQAAKSGKTSVCRLYLGHGAEVDAFTQSNYTALTLAARYGHTETCKLLLSKGANVNNQTKDGETALMWAAGKGHTDTCKALLDAGADVNCQDTVWDAEKWAQMNKHQKIVKLIKSYKVLHSLLKDGSDPPSYVTLNVCGAVKAGKTTLIGKLQQSTFERVRNQDHVDTSDDIASRTAGIEIGIINVPGVGVFRKMDMAGHSWAFTSNEYFIGKRTSISLVLFDLSKEDKEVENDLFHHLGCLKARETKYGVLRYRPEVVLIATHADKMASDPMHRANAYFRRALECFQAYLNFYPRVMVLDCTNPSRKEFSALRTCLKELRDKIIKNSERVPRLCAQLLPRIRSLAKKKASFPVISWKAFVQETKQVNVTADEEGVRNVAFYLNEIAEIVSDNSPELRDKVVLDVNWLTSHIFGIALAPTNFPRSLRFDTASGMVSKADLEVSFPECPLEQLIELFVRFEVCIPWDEQKLLCDNYLFPSHLEQNRSNLDDVWPQFGESGGELCAVGRILECKNPIDMIPHSFFPKFQIRMLRRFGHRSPVWFGGIKIADDTVEILITLSSCLKAVNICVWAPKGNEERCYDTMKFIEDLRNELLDDVAGGVEFIHKAMSVKMLRQKRFEGYALNEVDKALEDKGPNARIVLENCAINESAVDVKCCGIRRHVSPLDHISHMTLRHRKVLAQLLDSDGTSNLTSLSENLGIGPFPMENDDMELSGFTNVISSSETDNFLSSCAAHTDLRGTELSEAFKRMNQVDAAAIVRRCLFSVDEDLAALSREEYQRSLSDQLVLQPRSRRLFDPCQGCQHCVSILPQQETRGPKSCNGEKESPASATDAVDDLVSVSVQVSSAANDESVSVQVSSADDDESRKDLSLSTAETGEPHEKASFPFKSELTELSSRLSLSWRPVARELGFGTTELCQFEETSLLRVQASRMLEDWLSKSRCRLGCKNCEESILEALAEAFENAHRADLKDFVEHSRKK